The Bartonella australis AUST/NH1 genome contains the following window.
CCCGTGGTCAAGCTTTTAGATTTTAGCAAAAAAAATTTTCGACCGTGTGCTAAAAAGCCCGTGTTGGCCGGTGCTGTTATTATCAACGAATTTAGTGTAGGAAGTTCGACTACCTCTTCACTAAAAAAGCCGCAAAAGACGTCATTGCGAACTCAATTTGTTATTATTGCCGACAGTATCAAGGAAGAAGCAGCGCGGAGACTTTTTGATATTTTTCAGGCGACTCAGTAATCGATACTGCGGATAAAATCGCCGCGTCGTACCCCTTAGCTACCTGGGGATAAAATTTTAACTTTCTTTCCAAGCTTTAATGAAACGGTACCTTATAAGGAAACACAAACGCCCACCGCTCCCCATTATAAACAGAGTGCCCTAAGACATATTACAGCGCTAATGCTACAATAAATTTATATTTCAGGTATTACAAAAGCTAATTTCTCATCACCAGAGTAATCGAAAATGTAGCGTTTTTCATAAACCTCAATTTTCGGAGGTTTGCGCCTCTTTTCAAATAAATCATAACCTTCTTTAAGCATTACCCAAAATTGGTAATTAGAATCTGCACGATGACGTTTCATATTAGCATCCGTCATGCGAAAAGGGAAGGCATGTAGCTGAAACTCACTTTGTCCTCCTCTAAAAGCATCCCGCGCGAAAGCATAAATTTGTGCCATATTTTTGTCGCTCATCGAATAACAGCCCGCAGAAGAACAAGCACCGTGAACCATAAGATTACTCCCTGTACGACCATGTGCTTGATCATAAAGATTAGGAAAACCTATATTAAAAGAAAGGTAATATCTTGAATAAGGATTCATCTGGTCCGCATGGATAGTATAAAAACCTTCAGGCGCCTGACGGTCCCCTTCTTGATATTTTGGCCCAAGTTGGCCCGACCATTTGCAAATATGATACTGCGCCACGAGTATAAAATATCCTGTGTCGTCCTGTTTCCAAATTTCAGCAATATTTTCTTCTTTGAAAAACCGCATCATAATCGGCGCATATTGATCAATATGGTGCGCAACCATTCTCTCTTGAATTTCTTTAGGCAATTCCTGTTCAACCTTAGCTTGAATAGAAGTTGGCAGCCTTTGCTGACAAGCACTTAAAACCCCGATTATCGACAAAAGAAATACTGAGAAGGATTGCTTTAATTGCATTGAATAAAACTCTAATTAAAAAAATTATACAAAAAAATATCATACTAAAGAGCGACCAATTTGGAGATACTTGTCCCAACGTTCTTGTTTGACAGTTTCGCCATCCTTACCAGCCATAGATTCTAAAGCAGCTGAAATCGCATTTCCTGTAGCTTCAATTGCTGCCTTCTTGTCCCGATGTGCTCCTCCTATAGGTTCAGAAATAATGCCGTCAATAATTTTTAACTGATAAAGGTCTTGAGCAGTAATGCGCATATTAGTCGCCGCATCTTTTGCGCGAGTCGAATCGCGCCACAAAATAGAAGCCGCACCTTCTGGCGAAATCACCGAATAGATCGAATGCTCTAACATATAAATTTTATTAGCTGCAGCAATTGCTATTGCACCCCCAGAGCCACCTTCTCCAATGACAACAGAAACAACAGGAACCTGCAGACGCAAAGTTGCCGCTGTTGATTGGGCAATTGCT
Protein-coding sequences here:
- a CDS encoding L,D-transpeptidase family protein, producing MQLKQSFSVFLLSIIGVLSACQQRLPTSIQAKVEQELPKEIQERMVAHHIDQYAPIMMRFFKEENIAEIWKQDDTGYFILVAQYHICKWSGQLGPKYQEGDRQAPEGFYTIHADQMNPYSRYYLSFNIGFPNLYDQAHGRTGSNLMVHGACSSAGCYSMSDKNMAQIYAFARDAFRGGQSEFQLHAFPFRMTDANMKRHRADSNYQFWVMLKEGYDLFEKRRKPPKIEVYEKRYIFDYSGDEKLAFVIPEI